In Thermoanaerobacterium xylanolyticum LX-11, the genomic window AGTTTTACAGGATGCTCTGTCTCAGGCACTTCTTCTTCCTCGTCTAAGAACTCAAACACCCTCTCGGCACATGCAGCCGTCTGCTGAAGTATATTGGATATATTGGCGATCTGCGCCAATGGCTGTGTAAATGACCTTACGTACTGTATAAATGCTTGTATGTCGCCGACTTGTATCGTACCATTTATGACAAGGTAGCTGCCTAATACGACGACACCTACATATCCTAAGTTGCTTACGGAATTCATTATAGGCATCATAAGACCTGTTAAAAACTGAGATTTCCACGCCACCTTGTAAAGCTCATTGTTGTACTCGTCAAATTTCCTTACGCTTCTTTCTTCGTAGTTAAATGCCTTCATGACAACATGACCACCGTACATTTCCTCTACATGACCATTAACATGGCCAAGGTAATCCTGCTGCTCTCTAAAGTACTTCTGAGAAAAGCGGACTATAAGGGCGATGATTCCCATAGATATAGGTATCATCAAAAATGTAACACCTGTCATCTCCACACTTATGGTAAGCATCATTATTAAGGCACCAATTACCGATGTGACAGATGTGATAATCTGTGTAATGCTCTGGTTCAACGTCTGGCTTATTGTGTCAACATCGTTTGTTATACGGGATAATATTTCACCGTGATTTGTACCATCAAAGTACTTAAGCGGCATGCGGTTTATCTTCTCCATTATGTCACGCCTAAATTTATACGTGACTTTCATGGCTACATTAGTCATTATCCAACCTTGTATATATCCCAAGCCTGAGCTTAAGATGTAAAGGCCTATAAGTAGAAGGATTATTCTGCCGATGTAGTCGAAGTCAATATTGCCTGTACCTGCTATCTTTGCCATGACACCTTCGTAAAGCTTCGTTATAGCCTTGCTGAGTATCTTAGGTCCTGCTATAGACAGTGCCGCACTTCCTGCCGCAAAAAGTATGACGAAAAATATGGAAAGTTTATACTCACCAAGATATTTCATCAATTTCTTCATTGTTCCTTTAAAGTCGTTGGCTTTCTCACCGCCTACCATAGGTCCATGGCCACCCATAGGACCATGTCTTCTCATGACAGGCCGCCTTGGAGTATTTGCGTTTCTTCCGTCCATTATGCCAATTCCTCCTTTGAAAGCTGCGAATAAGCGATCTCTCTGTATGTCTCGCAGGATTTCATGAGTTCCTCGTGTGTGCCTATTCCAGCTATTTTGCCATCATCCAATACAATAATCTGATCTGCATTCATTATCGTAGATATGCGCTGTGCAACTATTATCACAGTGCTGTTTTCCGTGTATTCTTTTAAAGCCTTTCTCAAGGCCCTATCTGTCTTGAAATCAAGAGCTGAAAAGCTTTCATCAAATATATAAATCTCCGCCTTTTTGACAAGGGCTCTTGCGATAGACAGCCTTTGCTTCTGTCCACCTGAGATATTTGTGGCATCTTGCGATATTTCGCTGTCATAGCCATTTGGAAGCCTTTCTATAAACTCTGCTGCCTGAGCCACTTCTGCAGCTTTTTTGACTTCTTCATCTGTAGCATTTTCATTTCCAAATTTTATGTTTGACATGACAGTACCTTTAAAAAGGGAAATCTTCTGTGGTACATAGCCAATTTTTTCTCTCAAATCGTGCTGCTTCACATCCCTTACATCTACTCCGTCTACTAAAACTTGCCCTTCTGTGGCATCGTAAAATCTCGGTATCAAGTTTACAAGTGTAGATTTCCCAGAGCCCGTTGAACCAATGATAGCCGTCGTCTTCCCAGGCTCAGCCTTAAACGTAATATCCTTTATAGCATCTTCTTCTGCACCAGGGTATCTGTATGAAACATTTCTAAACTCAACAACACCTTTTTGCGTATCGTCAAACTTTTTGCTTTCCTTAGGATCCACAACGGTAGGCTGTGTCTCTAATACCTCCGCAATACGGGATGCTGACACAGATGCCCTCGGTATCATGATAAACATCATAGACATCATGAGGAAGGCAAATATTATCTGTATAGCGTACTGCATAAACGCCATCATGTCGCCAACCTGCATTGACGAATTGGCAATATCATGAGCACCTACCCATACGATGAGAAGCGTTATACCGTTCATTATAAGCATCATGACTGGAAACATTGTAATCATGACGCGGTTTATGAAAAGCATCGTGCTTGTAATGTCGCGATTTGCCTTGTCAAACCTGTTTTCCTCAAACTCTTGAGTATTAAAAGCCCTTATAACCATCATGCCAGCAAGATTCTCGCGAGCCACAAGATTCAACCTGTCTACCAATTTCTGCACAGACTTGAATTTAGGCAATGCGATAGAAAACACAGTCGAAACCAAACCTAAAAGCACTATGACTGCCAAAGCTATTATCCATGACATCGACGCACTTTTGCCTATGGCTCTTATTACACCGCCTATGCCTATCATAGGAGCATAGAATATCATCCTTATCATAAAGACAATAAGCATCTGTATCTGGGTTATATCGTTTGTGGTCCTTGTTATCAAAGACGCAGTAGAAAACTTGTCAAATTCCTCATTCGAAAAGCTCTCAACCCTTGTAAAAAGATTTTTTCTTATATCCCTTGAAAAACCAGCGGCAACTCTGGAACCTAAAAATCCCACCATTATAGAACATGCCGCACTCAAAAGAGTAATCAGCAGCATTATAAGCCCTGTCGACAAAATGTAGTTTGTCTGAATTTTGTCAGTATTCACTCCTAATGCCTTGTACTCAGACTTCACTGCCGATGTAGCAGCTTGTATAACCATGTTGTCACCAAGGGATGTAAACTTCTTATTCATGTCATCAGTTATCTTCTGTCTCTCTGATTCAGGAATCCTTGCAAAAAGCGCAAATAGATCGGCATTTGCTGGTATCTTCATGTTGTTAAATGTGATAAATCCGCCTTTTGCGTTGGACTTCATCTTTTCAACACCTGATACAGCTAAAAACGCCTTGCCCATTGGAAGGTTTATCTTGTCTATCTCTGATTTATCTATGTTCTTTAGTACGTATATGGGCTCTTTCTTTAAATCAGGATATTTTTTTACGTACTTATCGTAATCTGAGCTGTTTTTGTCAACTAACACATAATAATTTAACACATTGTTTTTATCGCTGTCATTCATAAATAATGTCAGTTTATCCATGGTGCTTTTTCTTACAGCATCTGGCACAGCATTGACAATGCCTCCCTGCTGGATTCCTTGGTTTACTATGTTTGACATGTAGTCAGGAAGGGACAGGTCGCTCATAGCCTGAACAAATATAAATAGTATGGCAACAATAGTTATAAATATATATGGCTTAAAGTATTTCCGTAATTTTAGCATCCATCAAAACCACCTTTCTTGAAATTATCGCTACTTTGACCACTGCTTGATTCAATCAATTTCTTAAGGGTATTAAGCCCCTTTACGATATCAGCATGTTCTTCATCTGTGGCTTTACTCATTATCGCCTCAAATCTCTCATAAATATTCTTGAAGCTTTCTTTAGACCTCTTTTTGAAATCCTCGTCTACTTTCACATAGACAACCCTCCTGTCATCGCTGCTCCTTATTCTCTTTACCATACCTTGTTTCTCCAACCTGTCTACTATGCCAGAGACAGTGCTG contains:
- a CDS encoding MarR family winged helix-turn-helix transcriptional regulator produces the protein MKEYNERIDVLKTLKSIMNMIHKNMESEFKDLKITGPQGMIIGILMQHGEMKISDLSEKMGLSSSTVSGIVDRLEKQGMVKRIRSSDDRRVVYVKVDEDFKKRSKESFKNIYERFEAIMSKATDEEHADIVKGLNTLKKLIESSSGQSSDNFKKGGFDGC
- a CDS encoding ABC transporter ATP-binding protein, coding for MLKLRKYFKPYIFITIVAILFIFVQAMSDLSLPDYMSNIVNQGIQQGGIVNAVPDAVRKSTMDKLTLFMNDSDKNNVLNYYVLVDKNSSDYDKYVKKYPDLKKEPIYVLKNIDKSEIDKINLPMGKAFLAVSGVEKMKSNAKGGFITFNNMKIPANADLFALFARIPESERQKITDDMNKKFTSLGDNMVIQAATSAVKSEYKALGVNTDKIQTNYILSTGLIMLLITLLSAACSIMVGFLGSRVAAGFSRDIRKNLFTRVESFSNEEFDKFSTASLITRTTNDITQIQMLIVFMIRMIFYAPMIGIGGVIRAIGKSASMSWIIALAVIVLLGLVSTVFSIALPKFKSVQKLVDRLNLVARENLAGMMVIRAFNTQEFEENRFDKANRDITSTMLFINRVMITMFPVMMLIMNGITLLIVWVGAHDIANSSMQVGDMMAFMQYAIQIIFAFLMMSMMFIMIPRASVSASRIAEVLETQPTVVDPKESKKFDDTQKGVVEFRNVSYRYPGAEEDAIKDITFKAEPGKTTAIIGSTGSGKSTLVNLIPRFYDATEGQVLVDGVDVRDVKQHDLREKIGYVPQKISLFKGTVMSNIKFGNENATDEEVKKAAEVAQAAEFIERLPNGYDSEISQDATNISGGQKQRLSIARALVKKAEIYIFDESFSALDFKTDRALRKALKEYTENSTVIIVAQRISTIMNADQIIVLDDGKIAGIGTHEELMKSCETYREIAYSQLSKEELA
- a CDS encoding ABC transporter ATP-binding protein — encoded protein: MDGRNANTPRRPVMRRHGPMGGHGPMVGGEKANDFKGTMKKLMKYLGEYKLSIFFVILFAAGSAALSIAGPKILSKAITKLYEGVMAKIAGTGNIDFDYIGRIILLLIGLYILSSGLGYIQGWIMTNVAMKVTYKFRRDIMEKINRMPLKYFDGTNHGEILSRITNDVDTISQTLNQSITQIITSVTSVIGALIMMLTISVEMTGVTFLMIPISMGIIALIVRFSQKYFREQQDYLGHVNGHVEEMYGGHVVMKAFNYEERSVRKFDEYNNELYKVAWKSQFLTGLMMPIMNSVSNLGYVGVVVLGSYLVINGTIQVGDIQAFIQYVRSFTQPLAQIANISNILQQTAACAERVFEFLDEEEEVPETEHPVKLENVEGHVQFDHVHFGYKPDKIIINDFSADIKPGQKVAIVGPTGAGKTTMVKLLMRFYDVNSGRILIDGHDIREFTRSDLRSLFGMVLQDTWLYNGTIMDNIRYGNLNATDEEVIKAAKAAHVDHFVHTLPEGYNMILNEEASNVSQGQKQLITIARAILKDPKILILDEATSSVDTRTEILIQKAMDNLMKNRTSFIIAHRLSTIRDADLILVMDHGDIVEQGTHKELLAKGGFYAKLYNSQFEDEEVAS